tttttttactcacaaaacaaaaagaaataaaagaaagagaaaaattactTTTCTGTTCGTCTTCTTCCGCTGTCATCTCTCTCGCTCAATCAATTCCAATACGGTTAGACGCAAAATCATCGAAAGCAAGAGCCATGGCTTCGCGCGACAAGAAACCCTCAAAACCCTCCACCAGCCGGCCCGGCGGCATCCGGACTCTCTCCGACCTCAATCGGCCGTCGGCGCACGACTCCGACAGTGACTCCGATGGCCCACAGGAATACTACACCGGCGGGGAGAAAAGGTCCTTTCTCGTGATTCCCATCATTTCAATCTTTGCCCTAATTTGAAATTTACCTGCTTTTACGCTTGCTTTTCTCATCACCAATTATTCAGTTTTGCTTTATTCAAGTCTTTAATTCCTGTGAGTTTCGTATGTTTACACTTGAAGAACGTATTTTGAGGGATGTTTCACTCTCCCTCTTGTTTGTGATGTTTGGTAGTGGTGGGATCTGGTATTGTGGTTTGGAATTTTATGCTGTTTTTGATGGTGTCGATTGATGGATTCCTACGCGAAGCCGAAGCAATTGATGTGTGCGTGATGTGGGAGTGCATATAATTGTGTGGGTTTTTGGCTTGAATGGTCTGGTTTTATAGCTTGTGATCAAGTTCAAGTTTTTACTACTTCGATTGGAATATATAGCTCTTCATTGTATGCCTCGTTTGATTTTAACAACAAAGATTTCACCTTTCAGTTACGTATAGTTGGTGACGCTTTATATCCCTAATTATGTTATGTTCAGTGGTATGCTTGTCCAAGATCCGTCCAAGGGTGGTAATGACGTTGATGCAATTTTTGACCAAGCTCGACAGCTGGGGGCTACACAAGGCCCCTTGGAGAATCTCCAGCCATCTTCGAGTTCTAGAAGCTTCACAGGGACAGGAAGGCTGCTTTCTGGTGAAACTGTACCAACTGCTCCACAGCAGCCCGAGTCGGTGGTGCACAACATTGTGTTCTGGAGAAATGGTTTCACCATTAACGATGGCCCTTTGAGGAGCTTGGACGATCCTGAAAATGCTTCTTTTCTTGAGGTAAAATTATGAGGGAAACTGATACGAACATTAGAAATGGTTGAATGTATAGGTGTAACTAGAATTAGGTAGTCTATATGCTGAAGCTACTCTTTGAGCTCGTTGTTAGGATGTCCTTGTGATTGTGGTCACTCATTTTGTTATTGCACGTTTCTCATAATCACTGAACTGATTTCCATATTTTCGAAGTGGAACTGTAAGATCGAGTTTTGGGATTTCATGATGTGTGAATGACCTTGCCATATGTGCTTTGCGGTAATGATTTTTATTGCAGAGCATCAGAAAATCCGAGTGCCCAAAAGAGCTGGAGCCGGCCGACAGGAGATCCTCTGTTCATGTCAACCTTATAAGGAGGGATGAAAACCGCCCTGTAAGTGCACATGAATCTCGAACTCAAATTTGTTAAACAGAGACCTCTTTATCTCTTCCACACTTTTCCAACATGTATCTTGTGGCAGGAACCAGAAGTTCGCAGCATTCCGTTTCAGGGAATTGGCAGGACTCTAGGAAGCAGCTCTGCAGCCGTCTCTGCTCCTGAGACAACAACCGCTGCTGCTACCCTCCTTAGTGCCCCAACCCTTTCAGAATGCCTCGTGGTAGATAAATCACTGCCATCAACTTCGATTCAACTCAGGCTTGCTGATGGAACCCGAATGGTCGCACACTTCAATCCCCATCACACGATAGCTGATATCCGTTCTTTCATTGATGCATCTCGGCCTGGGGGAACAAGATCCTACCAGCTGCAGACAGTCGGATTTCCTCCCAAGGTCCTCACTGACCTCACCCAGACAATTGAACAAGCGGGGTTGTTGAACTCGGTCGTTGTTCAGAAACTCTGAGCGCCCCGTAGGTATTGTCGAGCTTATAAAACGGTGTTTCTATAAAAGAAGAAACTTTGAAGTAATGGGGGATTTTGAAGCAGTTGAAGGATTCTGTAATCTATTTGATCACTACATATGTGTTTCAAAGTTTTCTTTTGGGATCATTATACATACGGTATTCCCATTATTATGAAGCCATTTTAGATTGCTCATCACTATGCATTGAGTTTATATTTTAGGGTGTCCATATATAGATTTAGAATAAAGATAAGATTAAGGTCTTATTATATTAGCTAGCATTGGTTAATTAACATAGTGATCACTTTGTTCTGTTTTgtgtaggggtggcaaatcgtgcgtgtcgggtcgttatcgtgtcgacatgataacgacacgaacacgataacaacaaatacgaacacgacctgttaagaaaaccctaaacacgaacacgaacacgacccgctaccttcagacacgaacacgacacgaatccattaacgacacgaaccacttgggtcaacacgacacgataacaacacgtattggaaagtgattaaatatttaaatgatttaaatgagatatgaccatatgagactatgagagtcaatttaataaatattgaaaaatgaaaataataagaattaataatattaaaatattatttgttaacgccTTAACGGATAACatgaacccgacacgaacacgacacgaacacgacacatAGCATTGTaggtgatggggtacgaactaaaccctaatggcaagcccaataacagtgacggcccatcagcccagagcccaagaaagagtatctgttcggcaccaaagagttcggcacgaccaaagagttcggactcagcctacagctcggtaaaagccgaccagtcaagctctcctctcagatcggcaagagctgatcggtaaagtccagcagttcggtctcagcattcgaccgaactaggagttagtggactcatgaaaggcctccacgacctccactatacccacgatctatttagtggtacgaagcagttattgagcagttattgctcacccacgatcttgttagtggggctgcaaaccacgatcctagttcaatgtataaatagaacttagatcagatagaaaaaggttaagctctctagagataaaataccatatagcaagtctgtgttgtaagctgtaatcccagatcaagcaatacaatcttgccctcccttcttcccgtggacgtagatttacttcagtaaatcgaaccacgtaaattctttgtgtcgtagtctttattctctaccagcatttactaacatcagaaattcgcggattcatcactggcgccgtctgtgggaaccagagaacaaaatttgtgataaagcgaatttttgatccattttttccacccaaaaaatgcataccagatcgcagagtacccgtattcctgcccgtgagaaccaggaggaagccaatccatcccataggtctggaaaacagcctagggataaatccaccaccagttctcatggcgaaggaacaagccgctccaaaaatcgtcccactgagtcttcccagcagcccgatttgaatgaggctgtcaagcagtttttggcggcgaagcaggaggaattcttaaccttcctgcaaaaaagccaaaagcagccggagacgaaaacggcggattctccttctccctccgcacaagaaagtcactaccgcagtagtgtcgcatctcccaggagaaagaatccccgtccccaacatgttccagttcctcctcggtaccggaatcacaggagaactcaatctcctccataccgacgagatatcggattcgccgtgtacggagcactgaagactccgttctcggacgacatcacccgaactcctctaccacagaactaccgaactccgtcgatgacttacgacgggctcgtggaccctcacgatttcttggggcgctatcaatataacatggcgaaccagggtctcaacgaggtccacatgtgcaagctgtttcccgagctgctcatcgggaacgcgagaaggtggttcgatagcctcccccagggcagcatcagatcttaccgagatctaatggatgccttccacaggaggttctttcagaaagcggaagcccgaatcacttcggctcagctgctttccattcgtcaaggtcgcgacgaaaaaatcagcgactttatgacaagattccacaaggaatgcctgcaagtagacgatctcaacgatctgcttgtcatctcggcattccaaaatggaatcctgcccggagctctctacaggaagctcgttgagtgcggtccgcagacagctcaggaaatgtgggacattgcggaccagtactcccgggccgatgaggcagaccgtcgcaaacggtcgttagacagctcatcgacccgaggagacagaaggaagcccgatcatagcgatcaggggcatcctcgccggactccatttgaaagaattcaaagggctccggtgcaagacagattgggacctcgtctcaatcccgagaagccgcccgctcagttcgtaccgctgaacaagccgagagcggaaattttcgaactgcactctgacctattcgaaaagccaaagcggatgacgaaatcagccgcgcgccgaccacaggatagctactgctcctaccatcaagaccacggtcacgatactgaggagtgcagaaacttggctgcaggtatcgatgttcttgtgaaggcagggacattgaaaaaataccaaagcaagcagccaaagaagaataaaaagcagagtggtgcgaactgcgctcctcaggatccgaaaaggcagccggatcccgaagacgatgacgagccgcaatatgatggagtaatccagactattgacgcgctccctgccgggaagaccaagtcgtccctaaagtcagagcgcagaggctccaatcgaaaggagccaacgcataaaaggctgaagcaggacgaagtgattacgttctcggctgctgatcccgtcccggccatctctcctcaccaagacgccattgtcatccaagccggagtggcaaacaaactgatccacagggtgtttgtggatacaggagcgtcggttagcattctttttaaagagtgctttgacaaactagaagtggacccagctcggctcagtccggctccgcttcccctaaagagcttcgcccaggaggacacccgccctgaaggtattatcagccttccgatcacggtggggaaagcgcctactagctccagtacgatgattgagtttttcgtggtgaaagctcggtccccgtacaacatcatcctgggaagagactggctcaa
This DNA window, taken from Salvia splendens isolate huo1 chromosome 18, SspV2, whole genome shotgun sequence, encodes the following:
- the LOC121777762 gene encoding plant UBX domain-containing protein 4-like, with the protein product MASRDKKPSKPSTSRPGGIRTLSDLNRPSAHDSDSDSDGPQEYYTGGEKSGMLVQDPSKGGNDVDAIFDQARQLGATQGPLENLQPSSSSRSFTGTGRLLSGETVPTAPQQPESVVHNIVFWRNGFTINDGPLRSLDDPENASFLESIRKSECPKELEPADRRSSVHVNLIRRDENRPEPEVRSIPFQGIGRTLGSSSAAVSAPETTTAAATLLSAPTLSECLVVDKSLPSTSIQLRLADGTRMVAHFNPHHTIADIRSFIDASRPGGTRSYQLQTVGFPPKVLTDLTQTIEQAGLLNSVVVQKL